From Lewinellaceae bacterium:
TTTTTCGTAAAATATTCAGCATCGCAAAAGACCGGGATATTCCTATAATCTGGCTGCTGGCGAAGGGCTCCAATGCGACGGCCATGCAGTTTTACAAGGAAATGGGCGGCAAGATACAGACGGAAGAAGCGGTGCTGATCGAGTTTTATCCGTACTAACACCACTATTTAACCAATACAGATATGAAAATTCATGACAACAAAATTTTAATCACCGGCGGAGCCACCGGCATTGGACTGGGGCTGGCCGAACGATTCATCGCAGAAAACAACACCGTCATCATCTGTGGCAGGCGGGAGGCGCCCTTAAAAGAAGCCTCGGAGCAATTTCCTTCCATTATTGCCCGCAGATGCGACCTGTCCCTGGCGGAAGAAAGGGTAGCTCTTTTTCAATGGATTGCAGCAGAACACGGCGATCTGAACGTGCTGGTCAACAATGCCGGCATTCAGCAGTGGATGTCCGTTTCCGATCCCGAATTTTATCAGCGGGCAAAGGAAGAAATAGCGATTAATATCGAGGCGCCGGTCCACCTGACTTCCCTTTTCCTGGAATTGCGTTCACTGGATACGATCATGAATGTAACTTCCGGCCTGTCTTTCGTGCCGCTAGCCAAGGTGCCGGTCTATTCGGCTTCCAAAGCCTTTTTCCACTCCTATACGCTATCCCTCCGCTACCTGATGAAACCCCGCGGCATAGAGGTCATCGAAGTTATTCCCCCCGCGCTCAATACAGACCTCGGCGGCAAAGGCATCCACGATGACGCTCCGCCGGTCAGCGACTTTACAGCGGCCATATTTGAACAACTCAGGCAAGGCAAAACAGAGCTCACCTTTGGGTTCAGCGAAGCGGTGTCCAAGGCCGGGCCGGAGGGCCTGCAGCAAGTTTTCAGCCGGATGAATCCGTGACGGGCCAAAGGTGGAAGGATTAAATAAACCGATAATGCCCAACTCCGATAGCATATTCATAAGGCAGGCCGAAAGGGCCGAACTGCAAACCCTGCAGGAAATCGGAAGAGCCACTTTTTTCGAAGCATTTGCCGCCCAAAACGCGGCTTCCGATATGGCCAACTACCTGAATGAAAACTTCAGCCTGGAAAAACTGGCGGCAGAGTTCGATCACCCCGAATCCCTATTCTTCTTCGCTGAATTAAACGATCGGGTGATCGGATACCTCAAAGTGAATTGGGGAGCAGCCCAAACCGAAGCGTTACCGGATAATGCTCTGGAGATAGAGCGAATTTACGTTTTATCCGAATATCAAGGCAAGAAGGCCGGAAAGGCGCTGTTCGATAAAGCCTACAGTATCGCCAGCGAAAAGAATATGGCTGCGATATGGCTGGGCGTATGGGAAGAAAACACCGCCGCCATAGGTTTTTACCGGAAACAGGGTTTTGTGGAATTTGGCAAACACCCGTTCCGCCTGGGCGAAGACGAGCAAACCGACCTCCTGATGAAACTGAATATATAAGGACCATGTCGATCGAACCCCTCACCGCCGAAAGCCTGGCGGAATTCGCCCGCCTCGCGCTGGAACTCTGGCCGGAATGCGCCTACGAGGAAGAATACCGGAACGCCGAAAAGCTGTTGGGCGCTGAAAAAGACGCCGTATTTTTGGGCAAGGCCCCGGATGGCGAATGCATGGCCTTCATCCTGCTGTCCTTGCGCCATGAATATGTGGAAGGGACAAATTCGGCCCCGGTGGGCTACATCGAGGGCATCTACGTCAAACCGGGCTACCGCCGGGCCGGCATGGCCAAAAGGCTGGTGGAATTCGGCGAGGCCTGGTGCCGGGAGCAGGGCTGCGTCGAAATGGCTTCCGATGCAGAAATTGGGAATGTGGAGAGCCAGGCTTTTCACGAGGAGATGGGCTTTGAAGAGGCGAACCGGGTGGTGTGTTACCGGAAGGGGCTGGGGTGATGTGGGATGGTTATATTGCTATATTGTTAGGCGAATCCAGGGCTAAGCGTTTGTTCAGATAGAATTAGCATCGATAAAATCTCACACCATGGCATCTGGAGATTGGAAAGCATTAGTGAAAGCTTTATGGGACGGAGACTTGGAATCGGCCCGGTATTTCATTCAGTTGGGCGTGGATGTCAACTACGAGCACCCGGAGCTGTTGACCACGCCCCTGATCGAAGCGGTACAGGGCGGGCAGGTAGAATTAGTGGCCCTTCTGCTGGAGCACGGCGCCGACCCCAGGCAGCGAGCCGGATTTAATGAAAAAACGCCGTTGGAGATAGCAAAGGCCGATAATCAGGAAGAGATCATTCAGCTGCTGGAAGCACACAGCAGCCCTAAAAGTTCAAGTTTTTACTTCTGGCGGAAGTGGTTTTGGCACTAATTGGCCTACCTTTGCTAGCCACAAGAAACGCCTTTAAATGACCTCCGGATGAAACTGGAATCCAAACGACTGGCCTTCACCCGCTACACCCCGGCTGACCTGCCGCTGTACCTGCAACTGGTAACCGACGACCGGGTGATGGAACACATTGCCGGCCGGGCGCTCACCGATGAGGAAGGCCGTGCACGCTTTGAAAAGGCACTGTCTTTCAACATCAAAGACGGGGAAACCGGCAATTTCATGGCTCATAGCCGGGAGGATGGGCGATACCTTGGCCTGGCCAAACTCACTGTCACCGCAGAGGGGGAAGCCGAGATTGGTTATGCGCTGCTGCCCGAATTCTGGGGCCAGCAATACGCCACGGAGATCGTCGAATACTTCGTCGGCTTCGCCCGTCGGCTGAAGCGCTTCCGAAGGCTGTTCGCCATCGTCGACCCGGGCAACCCGCCGTCGATACGGGTGCTGGAGAAATTTGGGTTTAAAGCCTGTAAAGAAGGGGAAATTGATGGTTTGCCGGCGGTTTATTATGAGTTATATTTGGTATCTGTTTAGCCCCTGTTTTTGATGCCACGAAAGCACAAAGAGCACAAAATCCCACAAAAATTTAGTGCGGCCCGTATAGCCAGCCGGGCAAGCTTTGTGGTTTAGTGTTTTGTGGCGAAAAAGCCTCGCGCCAGGCAGACCACCTAAACAGTTGCTATATTTGTCCGTAAAATTCAACATCCCAACGGAAAATAACCCGATGGAACTATTCAAACTGGCAAAAGCCGAGTTGCTCAGAAGCAATGCCGACCGCAGGCACCCCTTTTTGTATTTCACCCTGGCCACATTCGGCCAGTACCCTGAAGCCCGGACCGTAGTAAAACGCCATGCAGGCCAGGATTTGTCCCTGTTGTTCTTTACGGATTCCAGGACGCCTAAAGTGAGCCAGATCAAGAAGAACGCAAAGGTTTCGGCTCTTTTTTATCACCCCAAAAAGAAGCTGCAGGTCCGGATGAAGGGATTAGCGGAACTCATAGGCAAGGGAGATGAAAGCTATGATCAATTCCTGGAACAGATCAAAAACTCCAGGGCTTTAAAGGACTATACCGCCCGGCAGGCACCCGGAAGTGAAGTAGGGGATGAGTCGGAGATCGTTTTCGGAGAGGAGGCCCACTTCATTGCCATTAAAATAAAGCCGGCGTATATGGACGTTTTGCGGCTCGGCAGAGAACAGCATGAAAGAAGAAGGTATACGTTGGAAGGGGAAAATTGGGAGGAGGCCGTTTTAGTGCCCTAGTCCATCAAACCGATATAAATACGGGGCCTTATGCGCCCCGCCCGTCCACTTTTTATCCAGCCGTTCCAAGATGCCAAGGCTGAGCATTTTGCGCTGGAAGTTGGTACGTTGCAACTCATCAAAATGATACAATAAACGATCCAATCCCCCTCATTATGAAAAAAATAACGATTTTCGGCCTGCTCTTGCTGGCCGCTTCCGCCCAGGCCCAGGATTACCGGGCCAAGGCCGGCGCCCTGGTGGCGCAGATGACGCTGGAGGAAAAAGCCTCCCTTTGCTCCGGCCAAACCGCCTGGACGACCAAGCCGGTGGAGCGCCTGGGCGTTCCTTCCATTTTCATGACCGACGGCCCGCATGGCCTGCGCAAAGCGGAAGGCTTCGACTTTGCCAACAGCGTGCCAGCCACCTGCTTCCCTACGGCCTCCGCCCTGGCGTCTTCCTGGGATGTAGCGCTGCTGGAAACCGTCGGCCAGGCGCTGGCCCGCGAAAGCCAGGCCAATGATGTGCAAATCCTGCTCGGGCCCGGCGTGAATATGAAGCGGTCGCCATTAGGCGGCCGCAATTTCGAGTACTTTTCCGAAGACCCCATCCTGTCGGGCAAGCTGGCCGCCGCCTATATCAAAGGCGTGCAGAGCCAGGGCGTCGGGACCTCCCTGAAGCACTTTGCGGTCAATAACCAGGAGTTTGAACGGATGAACATGAGTTCGGATATAGGCGAACAGGCGCTCTACGAGATCTATCTGCCCGCCTTCGAGATTGCCGTCAAAGAAGCGCAGCCCTGGACGGTCATGTGCGCCTACAACCGGGTGAACGGGGTGTACGCTTCCGAGAATCCTTACTTATTGGATGATATCCTGAAAAAACAATGGGGTTTCAACGGCTTTGTCGTCTCCGACTGGGGCGCCGTCAATGAACGGCCGGCGGGCGTTGCGGCGGGCCTCCACCTGGAAATGCCCGCCAGCGACGGCATCAACGACAAAAAGATCGTCGAAGCCGTTCAAAAAGGCGAACTGAGCGAAGCGCGCCTGGATGAAATAACCACTGAACTGCTGGCCGTCATCCTGATGGCTCATGACCGCCGGCAGGAAGTGTCTTTTGACCCGCAGGAGCACCACGAACTGGCGAGAAAAGTAAGCCGCGAGTGTATCGTCCTGTTGAAAAATGACGGCAACCTCCTTCCTTTGCAAACGGACAAAGCAAAAAAGGTGGCAGTCATCGGCGGCTTTGCCAAAATGCCGCGCTACCAGGGCGCCGGCAGCTCGCAAGTCAGGCCCACTCAACTGTCCAATGCTTACGATGAATTGTCGAAAGCCCTGGGCGCCGGAGCCGCCATCAGCTATGCCGAGGGCTATACTGCAGACGCCAATACCGATGACCAACTGCTGGCAGAGGCCCGCAAGCAGGCTGCCGCCGCCGATGTGGCCATCGTGTTCGCCGGCCTGCCCGACAGCTACGAATCGGAAGGATTCGACCGGGCCAACATCGATATGCCGGACAGCCACAACCGGCTGATCGAAGCAGTAGCCGCTACCCAGCCCAATACGGTGGTGGTGCTGATGAACGGCTCGGCCGTGGCGATGCCCTGGGCGCCGAAAGCCAAAGCCATCGTAGAAGGCTGGCTCGGCGGCCAGGCCGGCGGCGGCACTATTGCCGACGTGCTGACGGGCAAGGCCAACCCTTCCGGCAAGTTGTCCGAAACGTTCCCCCAGAGGCTGGAAGACACCCCTGCTTTCCTCGACTTTCCCGGCCGCAACGGCCATGCCCGTTACGGCGAAGGCCTCTTCATCGGCTATCGTTACTACGACAAGGCTAAGATTGACCCCCTGTTTCCCTTCGGCCATGGCCTGAGCTATACTACCTTCAGCTATACCGGCATTGAAACCAGTGCTTCCGCCGCCAAGGATACCGACGCCGTCAGCGTGGAAGTAAAGGTGAAAAATACGGGAAAAGTAGCCGGCAAAGAGGTGGTGCAGTTGTACGTTCACAACGGCGCTGCGGAGTTGTTCCGCCCCGAAAAAGAACTGAAGCATTTCGCCAAGGTGGAACTGAACCCGGGAGAAGAAAAGGCTGTGCGGTTCGAACTGAGCTATCGCGATTTTGCCCATTACGACGCCAGAGTCCACGACTGGCAGGTGAACAGCGGCCCCTATGCCATCCTGGCCGGCGGCTCTTCGACCAGCCTGCCCCTGAAAGCCAATGTAGACATTGAGGCCACCAGGATCAAATACCCTAAATTGACCCCCAATTCTCTGCTCAAGGAACTGAACCGCTCGCCTCTGGGCCAGATGGTGTACCAGCAAATGATGGCGGGCATGATGCAGGCCATGATGGGTGGGGGCCAAACTACTTCTTCTCCTGAGGAAGAGGCAGCCCGCAAAAAAACCGCCACCATGATGGAGGTTTTCTTCAGGGAGATGCCGCTGCGCAACCTGGTCATTATGTCGAGGGGGAATTTTACCGAGGAGATGATGGAAGGGTTGTTGAAGCAGATGAATGAATAAGAGCGTGTTAGGATAGAACACGCCTGCCTGCCGCGAGGCGCGGCCTTGCAGGCAGGGATGACGCAGATCGGGCGGATTTGCACGGATTGGCTGGCACACAGGCGCGTCCTGTTTCTCAAGTTCGGGACGACTCCTGTTCTAATCCAAAGGCCATTTGAGAAATGCAACTATCTTCGGCGAATGCCCTGTTCTAAAAATAACCTTTTTATTTTATTGCCCTTTTCAAAATTTTTTGCCATTTTACCCATTATTCATTTTTCGCATTTGATTGATTCAACCTGGTATAATGGCATTTTACAAAAAGCAGAAATTCCCTTTTCCTCTAACATGTAGGTGTTTGTTTTTCCTGCTGCCCTGCCTTGCGCTGTCGGAGCCGCAACCGCAGACCCGGAGTGAGGAAGCCCCAACAGTTCTGAATAAAACTACGCCCACAGAGTTGACGCCAGTTGTCGAAGGCCCTTACCTCTCCCTGTATACCTCCGGGAGGCTGCTCCGGCAGAACCGCCACTCCAAGTCCGGCGTGTGGAACACCCCCGCCCGGAAAGTAATGGAAATGTGGGTGAAAAGAAGAGGGGGTGCCGAGCTGATCCGCCTCGACCCCAAGGCCTACCGCCGTCAGTTGGTGGAATTGCTGGCCGATTTCCCGGAAGTCCACGGCGCTATCCGGCACCGGTCGTTTACTTATAAAAACCTCTCCCGGGAGGCTTCCAACCTAAATCGTTACATTTCCAGAGTGATCGCCATACGGAAGGAACGGGAAGGCTTCAGGGCGAAGTAAGGAGGGGCCGCCCATTTTTTTCTATGCCGCCAGGCACAAGGAAAGACAATATTCCATACATTCGCCCCAAGTTAACCTATCAAAAAGTGAAACCGAAAAAAGAAAGGAAACGGCGGTTCCTGTTCGTCTCCCGCTGGGGCGACATCCTCGACCTCGCCCACGCCACTCACCAGGAAGGCAATGACGTGAAACTGTTTATCGAATACAAGCCCTGCCGCGAAGTGGGCGACGGCTTTGTGCCGAAGGTGAGGAATTGGGAAAAAAGGATCGACTGGGCCGACATCATCATCTTCGACTACACGGGATACGGAAAAAGAGCTGCCGAGCTGAGAGCTGCCGGCAAGTACGTTGTCGGCGGCACCGAATACGCAGACAAGCTGGAACTGGACCGCAGCTTCGGGCAGAGCGAATTGAAGCGCCACAAGATCAAAATCCTCAATTACCAGGAGTTCAGTTCCTTTCACGATGCTATTGATTTCGTGCAGGCCAACCCCAACACCTACGTCATCAAGCCCAGCGGAGAAACCCAGGACTACAAGCAACTGCTGTTCGTGGGCAAGGAAGAGGACGGCAACGACATCGTCCGGGTGCTGAAAGCCTACGAAAAAACCTGGGGCGACAAGGGGTGGAACTTCCAGCTCCAGCGCAAGGTCAACGGCGTGGAAGTCTCGGTGGCTGCTTTCTTCAACGGGCGGGAGTTCATCCGGCCCATCAACATCACGTTCGAGCACAAAAAGCTCTTCCCCAAGGAGCTGGGCGTCTCCACCGGCGAAATGGGCACCAGCATGTTCTGGACGGACGACAACCCCATCTTCGACGCCACCCTCGGCAAACTGGCCGGCACCCTGGCCAAAGACCAGTTCGTAGGCCACATCGACATCAACTGCATCGTCAACGGAAACGGCATCTACCCGCTGGAGTTTACTACCCGCTTCGGCTTCCCGCAGATTTTTATCCAACGGGCGGGCATCAACGAACCCATTGGAAATATGCTGTACCGCATCGCCAAAGGCGAAAGTTTTAAAATAAATACCAAAAAGGGCTTTCAGGTGGGCGCCTACATAGTGGTGCCCCCCTTCCCCTACAACGACCCGGAGACCTTCAACCTCTTCTCCAGGGACGCCGTGGTGGTGGTAAAAAAGAAGGTGAAGGAAGGGCTGCACCTCATGCACCTCAAACAGGTCAGCGGCGAGTGGCTGATCACCGGCGACTCGGGCATCGCCCTGATGGTGGCCGGCACGGGCACCACCATGAAGGAGGCGCAGAAAATGATGTACAACCGCATCAACAATGTGCTGATCAACAATGCTTACTACCGCACCGACATCGGCGACCGCTGGGGGGAGGATTCGGATAAGTTGTGGGCGTGGAAGTTGTTGTAGGGAGGAATGGTTAAATGGTTAAATTGTTGGGCTTGACGGGGGCGATGTGAATGGTTGGATGGTTAAATGGCGCGTCGCCCCTGAATTAGGCACGACGAAAGAATAAACTGTCCATTCTGGCTTGTACTTTTTGCGCCATGCTGCGTTGCTCATCACTCAGGTAGCTTTGGCTATCCTCATTCTTCGCGCCTTGCCTGGCACAAAAATTACTGCCCCATAATTGAACACTTT
This genomic window contains:
- a CDS encoding ankyrin repeat domain-containing protein encodes the protein MASGDWKALVKALWDGDLESARYFIQLGVDVNYEHPELLTTPLIEAVQGGQVELVALLLEHGADPRQRAGFNEKTPLEIAKADNQEEIIQLLEAHSSPKSSSFYFWRKWFWH
- a CDS encoding pyridoxamine 5'-phosphate oxidase family protein, with product MELFKLAKAELLRSNADRRHPFLYFTLATFGQYPEARTVVKRHAGQDLSLLFFTDSRTPKVSQIKKNAKVSALFYHPKKKLQVRMKGLAELIGKGDESYDQFLEQIKNSRALKDYTARQAPGSEVGDESEIVFGEEAHFIAIKIKPAYMDVLRLGREQHERRRYTLEGENWEEAVLVP
- a CDS encoding GNAT family N-acetyltransferase: MKLESKRLAFTRYTPADLPLYLQLVTDDRVMEHIAGRALTDEEGRARFEKALSFNIKDGETGNFMAHSREDGRYLGLAKLTVTAEGEAEIGYALLPEFWGQQYATEIVEYFVGFARRLKRFRRLFAIVDPGNPPSIRVLEKFGFKACKEGEIDGLPAVYYELYLVSV
- a CDS encoding glycoside hydrolase family 3 C-terminal domain-containing protein — protein: MTLEEKASLCSGQTAWTTKPVERLGVPSIFMTDGPHGLRKAEGFDFANSVPATCFPTASALASSWDVALLETVGQALARESQANDVQILLGPGVNMKRSPLGGRNFEYFSEDPILSGKLAAAYIKGVQSQGVGTSLKHFAVNNQEFERMNMSSDIGEQALYEIYLPAFEIAVKEAQPWTVMCAYNRVNGVYASENPYLLDDILKKQWGFNGFVVSDWGAVNERPAGVAAGLHLEMPASDGINDKKIVEAVQKGELSEARLDEITTELLAVILMAHDRRQEVSFDPQEHHELARKVSRECIVLLKNDGNLLPLQTDKAKKVAVIGGFAKMPRYQGAGSSQVRPTQLSNAYDELSKALGAGAAISYAEGYTADANTDDQLLAEARKQAAAADVAIVFAGLPDSYESEGFDRANIDMPDSHNRLIEAVAATQPNTVVVLMNGSAVAMPWAPKAKAIVEGWLGGQAGGGTIADVLTGKANPSGKLSETFPQRLEDTPAFLDFPGRNGHARYGEGLFIGYRYYDKAKIDPLFPFGHGLSYTTFSYTGIETSASAAKDTDAVSVEVKVKNTGKVAGKEVVQLYVHNGAAELFRPEKELKHFAKVELNPGEEKAVRFELSYRDFAHYDARVHDWQVNSGPYAILAGGSSTSLPLKANVDIEATRIKYPKLTPNSLLKELNRSPLGQMVYQQMMAGMMQAMMGGGQTTSSPEEEAARKKTATMMEVFFREMPLRNLVIMSRGNFTEEMMEGLLKQMNE
- a CDS encoding GNAT family N-acetyltransferase; translation: MPNSDSIFIRQAERAELQTLQEIGRATFFEAFAAQNAASDMANYLNENFSLEKLAAEFDHPESLFFFAELNDRVIGYLKVNWGAAQTEALPDNALEIERIYVLSEYQGKKAGKALFDKAYSIASEKNMAAIWLGVWEENTAAIGFYRKQGFVEFGKHPFRLGEDEQTDLLMKLNI
- a CDS encoding phosphoribosylamine--glycine ligase, with the translated sequence MPPGTRKDNIPYIRPKLTYQKVKPKKERKRRFLFVSRWGDILDLAHATHQEGNDVKLFIEYKPCREVGDGFVPKVRNWEKRIDWADIIIFDYTGYGKRAAELRAAGKYVVGGTEYADKLELDRSFGQSELKRHKIKILNYQEFSSFHDAIDFVQANPNTYVIKPSGETQDYKQLLFVGKEEDGNDIVRVLKAYEKTWGDKGWNFQLQRKVNGVEVSVAAFFNGREFIRPINITFEHKKLFPKELGVSTGEMGTSMFWTDDNPIFDATLGKLAGTLAKDQFVGHIDINCIVNGNGIYPLEFTTRFGFPQIFIQRAGINEPIGNMLYRIAKGESFKINTKKGFQVGAYIVVPPFPYNDPETFNLFSRDAVVVVKKKVKEGLHLMHLKQVSGEWLITGDSGIALMVAGTGTTMKEAQKMMYNRINNVLINNAYYRTDIGDRWGEDSDKLWAWKLL
- a CDS encoding GNAT family N-acetyltransferase, with amino-acid sequence MSIEPLTAESLAEFARLALELWPECAYEEEYRNAEKLLGAEKDAVFLGKAPDGECMAFILLSLRHEYVEGTNSAPVGYIEGIYVKPGYRRAGMAKRLVEFGEAWCREQGCVEMASDAEIGNVESQAFHEEMGFEEANRVVCYRKGLG
- a CDS encoding SDR family NAD(P)-dependent oxidoreductase, producing MKIHDNKILITGGATGIGLGLAERFIAENNTVIICGRREAPLKEASEQFPSIIARRCDLSLAEERVALFQWIAAEHGDLNVLVNNAGIQQWMSVSDPEFYQRAKEEIAINIEAPVHLTSLFLELRSLDTIMNVTSGLSFVPLAKVPVYSASKAFFHSYTLSLRYLMKPRGIEVIEVIPPALNTDLGGKGIHDDAPPVSDFTAAIFEQLRQGKTELTFGFSEAVSKAGPEGLQQVFSRMNP